GCTCAAAGCCAAAAGAGTCGAAATAATAACTGTAGAAAATCCAAAGAAAAGGGAATTCCTAATTGCTGCTATGCTGTTTGCACCGAATATAGGGTTATACTCTGGGGAGAAAACCCTTCTGTACCATTCAAGGGTAAAGCTGCCTCCATAGGTGAACGAGTGGTAAACAACAGCTATTAGGGGAGATAAAATAAAAAGGAACACTACGCTGGAGTAGAGTGTTATAAACGCTCCCTTTACGCCCAAAAGTTCTTTCAAGGTTAGAGGTAGTGGTTTTCTAAATATTCTCTGTTCCTCGGCCTTTGCATAAAGGTCAAGGCTTTTTAAGTAGAGGTACATAAAAATAAAGCTCAAAAAGATTTGAATTATAGCCAAAGCCGCTCCTGTTTTGAAGTCCAAGAGGGTCATTATTGCAGTGAATATGTCAACCTCTATGGTCGCATACTGGTATCCGCCAAGGATTAAAGGGATTGAAAAACTCAAAAAGCAGAAGACAAATGTCAGCATTGAGGAGGCAAATATAGCCGGCATGAGCATCGGCAAGGTGACTTTCCTAAAGAGTGTGAATCCCCTTGCCCCCAAGCTTATGGCGGCTTCTTCGTAGTGGGGGTTTATGCGCTGCCATAATGAAGATACCATCCTCACAACCACGGGAAAGTTGTAAAAGGCGTGAGCCAAAATTATTGCCTTCCAAGAATAGAGAATGCCTAGATCCTTTCCAATCAGCTGTGCAATTACTCCAGATCGCCCAAATAGGAGTATAAAGCCCAAGGCAACCATGATGCTGGGCATTACAAAAGGAACCGTTAGAAGGGCTTTTAAAATTCCCTTGCCTGGGAAGTCATATTTTGCAAAGATATACGCCCCAGGTAACCCCAACAACAGTGTTAAGAGTGTAGAGGCAAGTGCCTGCCAAAAAGTGAAAAATATAACCCTTCTGTGATAGCTGTTTGAGATTACCTGGAGAATATACTTCAGCGTAATCCCGTTATCCCACAAACCCTCCTTTAATATGCTCATTAGAGGGAAATAAAAGAACATGAAGAGGAAAACAAGAGGTAGGAAAACTATGAAGTTTCTCCACTTCATTCTCATCGGATTTAATGAGTTATATGGTTTTATAAGTCTGTTGTCCAGTAGGCTAAACCAATATGCCTATCAGCTCCACCGTAATACAGCAAAATCTTGTTCTCGTGTTCTACCATGCCTTCAACAAAGACGACATTATTAACGTGGCCATAAAGTTCCCATTCATACTCTGGAACCATTAGTGGAGTTTCAGTCCTTGCAACAACCTTATCTGGGTATTCTTTATCGAAAATTGCAAGTCCCACTTTGTACTTTAACTCATTCCCATATCTGCCAGCGCTATTGTAAATCAAAGCTATTCCATAGCTAGTCTCAAACAAAGGTGGACCAGGTTCAACCAAAACGTTATCAAAGTATCCTTCTCTTGGAGATAGCACGGGTTCTTTTATGTACTCCCAGTTGACCAAGTCCTTTGAAACTGCCATCCAGATATTTGAATCGCCAAAATACATCAAATAGTTCCCCTTAAAAATGCCTTTCTCAAGCCTTTTTGGCAAGATTGCACCGCTTTTTGTCCAACCTTTGATGTTGTTCTTTTTGTACTCAAAACCTTCAAAAATTGGCCCGTGTTTCTTCCATGTTAGCATATTCTTTGAGGTCGCCAGACACAACCTCGCTGTTTTACCATCGTAACCGGTGTAAGTCATATAGTACGTCTTACCAACCTTCACTATCCTTGGATCTTCAACACCAGCACTTTCCCACTTGTATTCGGGCTCAATTACTGGTTCTGGATGTCTAAAAAAGTTAATGCCATCGTAACTTATTGCAAGCCCAATCCTGCCCGTCAGCTTATCTTCTTTGGATTCTGCCCTGTAAAGCATTACTATCCTGTCCTTCTCTTTAATAACCGCGGGATTGTAAATGTTTCTTGAATCAAAACCTTCTCTAGAGGGAGACAAAATAGGCTGAGGAATCTTTTTTGGAGGCTTTATGTCAATTTTGTTCCCTTCTATTTTGATAATATTTCCAAATATCTCGCTCTTCAAATCTAACAACCTCCTCCTCTTGGGATTCAATCAAGTATACCTTCCTTCTAAACCTAACCAACGCCGAAACCTTAAAGTTTTTGGGCAATAGTGGAGAAACAGTTAGTTCTTTTTCAGCTTTAAGACCTAACAGAGCTGTAAGAAATGCAAATATACTCGCAGCACTCCAAGCCTGTGGGGCATTTGCCCTAGGACATAATAGTGGATATTCACTCTCAAGACCACTGAAGAGTTCTGGAAGCTGAGAATTGGGAAGGAACTTTGCAGCTTTGAATATCGCCTCTGCAAGCGTTCTTGCCTTTTCCTTTTCTCCAATTGATGCAAGCCCAATGGCAATTACTGCATTGTCGTGAGGCCATATGCTACCATTGTGATAGCTAAATGGGTTATAGGCCTTTTCCTTTGAGCTGAGTGTTCTAATTCCCCATCCAGAGAACATATCCTCCTCAAATAACCTTTCAGCTATTTCTTTTTGATGCTCAGCTATTCCGGTAAATAGGAGATGCCCTATGTTTGAAGACACCACCTTAGATGGAACGTTGTCTCCGTCTAGAGCAAGCACATAGAAGCCATCGCACCAGAAATCCTTGTTAAATCTCTTCTTTAGTTCTTCTGCTTCCTTTTTAAGCATTTTTGGATCCAGTGAAGTCAGACCAAGTGAAGCTGCATCCATAAGGGCTTTATAGGCATATCCCTGCACTTCCACCAAGGCAACAGGTGGTTTAGTAGGAGTGCCCTCCTCAGTTGGAATGCCTTCCTTCGAGTCCTTCCATCCTTGATTAACCAAGAGCCCTCCCTTATACCTTATGTATCCCCCTCCTTCATCAAGTCTCCTCAAAATCCATTCCACCGCAGCAGTTAGATTTGGCTTGAGCCTCTCTATTAGTTCCCTATCACCAGTCCACCGGAGGTATTCAGCGGCTAAAATAACGTAGAGAGGAGTTGCATCTACGGTTCCGTAATAAGGAGCAAACGGCATTTTTCTCGAATGAGACAACTCACCAAACCTAAACTCGTGGGGAATCTTGCCGGGCTCTTCTTCGTTAAGAGGATTAAACTTCCTTCCCTGAATCTTGGCAAAGAACTTTAAAGTGCCTTCGGCATACTGGGGATAATATGGAAGCAGAAACCACGATGTGATAATGCTGTCTCTTCCAAAAGGACATGCATAATACGGAATACCAGCAAATGGAACCATCCCATAGTTGGTGTACGCTGTCAAGGCAGTTAGATCCTCAATAGCCCGCTCAAAAACTCTGTCAAGCCATGTTAAGTTCGTTGAGACAACATTTGGAAGCAAAAGAGGCTTTTCTGTCAAAAATATTTCAAGTCCTTCCTTCGAAATCTCGGGAATGAATTCAAGGTAGAGGGTCTCTTTCTCAAGGGGTTCTAGAGCAATCTCTGCAAATGCCAGTCCTTTTTCAGTTTTCATGTTTGTTTTAATCTTCAGATTTCTTTTGATCTTATCTTTTCCAGTATAGGAATACTCATTTTCGTCTCCAAGAGAGCTCTTGATCCTGCGTCTAATTTTCTGTCCTCCGAATTTTCTAACTTCAAAAATATCTTCTATTGGAACTTTAAAGGAGTACTCCACTCTAAGGTGCACCTTCCTCTTTGAGGTATTGTAGAACTGAAGTTCTTCCCTATATGCCCAGTTGTCCTTTATTTCTCGCTTTCTCAACAGAACTACTTCATCTTCTATAGAAAAATGAGAATATGCCTTTCTCGGGCCATCCTGAGAGCTTCCTATGAGCACGCTGTTTTTGTCTAACTTGAGCTTCACTCCCTTTAGAAAGCGGGTATCAAAGATATAAAAACCGTCGTAGTTATCTTTCATATCTCCATTTTGTCTCGTAACGGCAAAAGCTCCGTTATAAGAGAGAATAACTGACATCCCTTCAACCTCCAAAGAATTGAGATTAAAGAGAAGTCAAAAAATTCTCAACTTCTTCCTTCTTTCTCAGATTTACCGCTTTGATACCCCACATTCTTGCTACGAACTCAACTTCCTCTGCGAAATCCCCAGGAACTGCTGAGAGGTGATTTGCACCCATTATATTTAGGAACTTCTCCTTGTCGAGGGGATTCCTTATTGCCGTATGAGGCCATTGTTTGCCCCATTTTAGCTTGGATTCGATTTCTTCAGTGATCTCAACCCCCTCTGCAAGGAAGTATAGGAGGTAATACTCTCCCCCTTTTCTTATAAGCCTTGCAACGGTGAACTTAGTTGGTGGAGTTCTATATGTTAATGCTCCTCCGCTTTTTCCTTGGCATTGGCCTTGTATGGTTGTTTCCTTGAGGTTTTCTTCGGGGTTTTCGCTGAGCTTTGCATAGTAAAGGGATGAGGCACCGCAGTTTGCTATCAATACCAGCTCATCGTCAACGTACTTTATGTCACCAAAAAGTGGAGGTTTTCCACTCAAATAAAAGAGTAAAGCAGAGCTTATAGTCCCTTTCACGTCTCCTTCACATGTAGCTGGCACAACAGGTTTTTCTCCTTTTGCATCGGCATTAAACGGGAAGAGAGCTGGGATTAGACATGCGGTCACTCCATATATCTCACTAAGCTCCGGTTGGCATTTAATTGAAACAGCTGCAACTTCTTCTTTGTATTCCTTCCAGATATCCTTTGCGGCGAGGTATATGGCTATCTGTCTCCTTAAAACCTCTGGAGTTAGCATGTTGTTATCGTAATTAACCTTTGCCTTTTCATTCAGCCAGTCAAAGAACTCCTCAACACGAATACGCTCTTTTTCATCACTAATCATTGAATCTGCTCTCTTGATTATTGTGTACTGATCGAGGATCAAGAAATCCCCTATAAACCTTTTTAATCTTGGAAGGTCGTCCATTAAATGCTCCATTCCAAGTGTATAAGGAGCTCCCCAGAGAAGTAAGGATTTTTTGGATAGCTTCGACACAGCCTCTG
Above is a window of Thermococcus alcaliphilus DNA encoding:
- a CDS encoding ABC transporter permease, with protein sequence MKWRNFIVFLPLVFLFMFFYFPLMSILKEGLWDNGITLKYILQVISNSYHRRVIFFTFWQALASTLLTLLLGLPGAYIFAKYDFPGKGILKALLTVPFVMPSIMVALGFILLFGRSGVIAQLIGKDLGILYSWKAIILAHAFYNFPVVVRMVSSLWQRINPHYEEAAISLGARGFTLFRKVTLPMLMPAIFASSMLTFVFCFLSFSIPLILGGYQYATIEVDIFTAIMTLLDFKTGAALAIIQIFLSFIFMYLYLKSLDLYAKAEEQRIFRKPLPLTLKELLGVKGAFITLYSSVVFLFILSPLIAVVYHSFTYGGSFTLEWYRRVFSPEYNPIFGANSIAAIRNSLFFGFSTVIISTLLALSIAYIMYRWEFKGKDIFDALVMLPLASSAITLGLGYIRAFHKPPLNLLGTWYLIVFAHTIIAYPFVLRAISMVLKKIKPSLKEAAMSLGANELKAFLKVELPLAFGGIVVGAIFAFAMSIAELGATYMIYKPEYTTITIAIYRFLGSRQLGPASAMSVILMLVSTIAFILIERTGEEIW
- a CDS encoding glycoside hydrolase family 130 protein is translated as MKSEIFGNIIKIEGNKIDIKPPKKIPQPILSPSREGFDSRNIYNPAVIKEKDRIVMLYRAESKEDKLTGRIGLAISYDGINFFRHPEPVIEPEYKWESAGVEDPRIVKVGKTYYMTYTGYDGKTARLCLATSKNMLTWKKHGPIFEGFEYKKNNIKGWTKSGAILPKRLEKGIFKGNYLMYFGDSNIWMAVSKDLVNWEYIKEPVLSPREGYFDNVLVEPGPPLFETSYGIALIYNSAGRYGNELKYKVGLAIFDKEYPDKVVARTETPLMVPEYEWELYGHVNNVVFVEGMVEHENKILLYYGGADRHIGLAYWTTDL
- a CDS encoding L-fucose/L-arabinose isomerase family protein produces the protein MLAVITFTDPRKTALSVEREKALLEKHKNLIKELKSSNLEVFDVNEALGKYEALERGENFGVDDKEEVLKASRLIGSRDISGIILGLWHWTESNLVTLLAKETNKPMLLYADDDPAWAGSTCITSVGASLWESSVNYHALHHVRLKGDVEKVKAWARAAEAVSKLSKKSLLLWGAPYTLGMEHLMDDLPRLKRFIGDFLILDQYTIIKRADSMISDEKERIRVEEFFDWLNEKAKVNYDNNMLTPEVLRRQIAIYLAAKDIWKEYKEEVAAVSIKCQPELSEIYGVTACLIPALFPFNADAKGEKPVVPATCEGDVKGTISSALLFYLSGKPPLFGDIKYVDDELVLIANCGASSLYYAKLSENPEENLKETTIQGQCQGKSGGALTYRTPPTKFTVARLIRKGGEYYLLYFLAEGVEITEEIESKLKWGKQWPHTAIRNPLDKEKFLNIMGANHLSAVPGDFAEEVEFVARMWGIKAVNLRKKEEVENFLTSL
- a CDS encoding amylo-alpha-1,6-glucosidase, encoding MSVILSYNGAFAVTRQNGDMKDNYDGFYIFDTRFLKGVKLKLDKNSVLIGSSQDGPRKAYSHFSIEDEVVLLRKREIKDNWAYREELQFYNTSKRKVHLRVEYSFKVPIEDIFEVRKFGGQKIRRRIKSSLGDENEYSYTGKDKIKRNLKIKTNMKTEKGLAFAEIALEPLEKETLYLEFIPEISKEGLEIFLTEKPLLLPNVVSTNLTWLDRVFERAIEDLTALTAYTNYGMVPFAGIPYYACPFGRDSIITSWFLLPYYPQYAEGTLKFFAKIQGRKFNPLNEEEPGKIPHEFRFGELSHSRKMPFAPYYGTVDATPLYVILAAEYLRWTGDRELIERLKPNLTAAVEWILRRLDEGGGYIRYKGGLLVNQGWKDSKEGIPTEEGTPTKPPVALVEVQGYAYKALMDAASLGLTSLDPKMLKKEAEELKKRFNKDFWCDGFYVLALDGDNVPSKVVSSNIGHLLFTGIAEHQKEIAERLFEEDMFSGWGIRTLSSKEKAYNPFSYHNGSIWPHDNAVIAIGLASIGEKEKARTLAEAIFKAAKFLPNSQLPELFSGLESEYPLLCPRANAPQAWSAASIFAFLTALLGLKAEKELTVSPLLPKNFKVSALVRFRRKVYLIESQEEEVVRFEERDIWKYYQNRREQN